The sequence below is a genomic window from Hyalangium minutum.
CTCAATCTTCCAGAAAACCTCCCCGCGCCTGAGATTCCCTGTTTCCTCGGGTGGTTGAACTATTGGTCTGTTGCTGCCGCGCAGGCCATCGGGTTCCCGGACCCAGCCCGCGACGCCGAACTGCTCACGCGGGCGCGGCGCACGCCGTCGGGCGGATGGGTGGTGAAGCTCACGGATGCGCCGCTCGATTATGACAACCCCGCCCACCTCGACGCGCTCAATCGGGCCTACGAGCGCTTCCCGGTGATCGGCGGGCGCGACTCTCCACGCTGAAGGAGGCTGCCGCGCGTCTCCTGGCACACTCCCCCCGGCCCGAGCTGGCACTGTCGGACGCGCTCTGCACCCGGGCCGAGCTTGAGCTGTCCGTCGCGCGCCACGGGGCCGAGCTGGACGCGGCGAGGGGTGCTGGAGAGCGAGCTGTTTGGCCACGAGAAGGGCGCCTTCACCGGCGCGGACACCCGGCGTACGGGGGCCTTCGAGGCGGCGCACGGCGGCACCCTCTTCCTGGACGAGGTGGGGGAGATGCCGCTGGAGGTGCAGGCCAAGCTGCTGCGCGTGCTGGAGAGCGGCGAGGTGAAGCCGGTGGGCGCCACGCGGCCCATCCACATGGACGTACGGGTGGTGGCCGCCACCCACCGGGACTTGAAGCAGTGGGTGCACCAGGGCCGGTTCCGCGAGGACCTGTACTACCGGCTCAACGTCCTGCCCGTGGGGCTGCCGCCGCTGCGCAGCCGGCGCTCAGACATCCGGCTGCTGGCCGAGCACTTCGTGCGCTTGCATGCGCCGCGGGAGCAGGAGCGCACGTTCACCCCGGCTGCTCTGGCCAAGCTGCAGCAGCACGACTGGCCGGGCAACATCCGCGAGCTGCGCAACGTGGTGAGCCGCGCCCTGTTGATGCTCAAGAAGCCGCA
It includes:
- a CDS encoding sigma 54-interacting transcriptional regulator, whose amino-acid sequence is MSCPSRATGPSWTRRGVLESELFGHEKGAFTGADTRRTGAFEAAHGGTLFLDEVGEMPLEVQAKLLRVLESGEVKPVGATRPIHMDVRVVAATHRDLKQWVHQGRFREDLYYRLNVLPVGLPPLRSRRSDIRLLAEHFVRLHAPREQERTFTPAALAKLQQHDWPGNIRELRNVVSRALLMLKKPQLDASDISFTESSTHRPPEDSGTPPLELPEGVSLEQMMQRLERQLIESTLRRYHYRKDHTAKALGLA